In a single window of the Arachis hypogaea cultivar Tifrunner chromosome 6, arahy.Tifrunner.gnm2.J5K5, whole genome shotgun sequence genome:
- the LOC112756292 gene encoding uncharacterized protein At5g08430-like isoform X2, giving the protein MDDDVYDGSFWVEEINGEVQLETPMRKKRKYVKRKKEYDGWGSTNLIQFLQSLGFDTSRQITQNEAAALINEYVRENSLQHPTKKKRIVCDKRLHLLFGRKTIGRLKINALLESHFAANCVESDDDIYFNSDDDDNSPACETPRTTMASSERKCQPRGRVVEKPKSCFAAIVPFNIKLVYLKRSLVQELVKDPETFETKVVGSFIRVRCDPNDYLQKNSHQLLQVTGLEKGSDEDILLRASGFVEDISIQMLSDDNFTEEECEDLHQRVKDGLLKKPMIADIEKMARILHEDVTKHWLARELVQLKHLIDRANEKGWRSTLDEYLRKREKLQNPDEQERLLREVPQVIAEDLESESISPEDPDENVENHVEEFWQPTSKQPSKDTDFFSYKDTKLLDVPNPAKPESDSPTSILGRSGSSEVPFFNVATNGSMFNSISRGTAADHQQQPEQLVGFSYKNGVVSKPEQLIDFAHKNDGVSKAEQLLNFALKTNGVSKPAESNVFRISVAQQAEPAPPSQPQVIELSDDDDDDDDESDQPIITKEVQPFNQLKMWYYKDPQGNVQGPFDLISLKRWSDANYFPSDFKVWKEGESPKDGGLLVKILQSLPSFHI; this is encoded by the exons ATGGATGACGATGTTTATGATGGGTCCTTCTGGGTTGAGGAAATTAATGGCGAGGTTCAGCTTGAGACTCCTatgagaaagaaaaggaaatatgTTAAGAGAAAGAAGGAATACGATGGTTGGGGATCAACCAATCTTATTCAGTTTCTCCAATCCCTCGGTTTTGACACAAGCAGGCAGATAACTCAGAATGAGGCTGCTGCGCTCATAAATGAGTATGTTAGGGAGAATAGCCTTCAGCATCCTACCAAAAAGAAGAGAATTGTCTGTGACAAGAGGCTGCATTTGTTGTTCGGAAGGAAGACAATTGGCCGGTTGAAGATCAATGCTTTGCTCGAGTCCCACTTTGCCGCAAACTGTGTTGAATCGGACGATGATATCTACTTCAATTCGGATGATGATGATAATTCCCCGGCATGTGAAACTCCACGAACGACAATGGCTTCTTCGGAGAGGAAATGTCAACCGAGGGGACGGGTTGTGGAAAAACCCAAGAGCTGTTTCGCAGCCATTGTTCCTTTCAATATCAAACTTGTTTACTTGAAGAGAAGTCTTGTTCAGGAGCTTGTGAAGGACCCCGAAACATTTGAGACTAAAGTAGTTGGAAGCTTCATAAGAGTCAGATGTGACCCGAACGATTATCTTCAGAAAAACTCTCACCAGCTGCTGCAAGTAACAG GTTTAGAGAAGGGCTCAGATGAGGATATCCTCCTGCGAGCCTCTGGCTTTGTTGAAGACATCAGCATTCAAATGCTTTCAGATGATAACTTCACTGAG GAGGAGTGTGAGGATTTGCATCAAAGGGTAAAAGATGGCTTGCTCAAGAAACCCATGATT GCGGATATAGAGAAGATGGCAAGAATATTGCATGAGGATGTGACTAAGCAT TGGCTTGCAAGAGAACTTGTGCAGTTAAAACATCTAATTGATCGAGCTAATGAAAAGGGTTGGC GAAGCACACTGGATGAGTACCTACGGAAAAGGGAGAAGCTTCAGAATCCAGATGAACAGGAACGGTTATTGCGCGAAGTTCCTCAAGTTATTGCTGAGGATCTAGAATCAGAATCTATTTCACCAGAGGATCcagatgaaaatgtagaaaaccaTGTAGAAGAGTTTTGGCAGCCTACCAGCAAGCAACCATCTAAAGATACAGATTTTTTCTCATACAAGGATACAAAACTACTGGATGTGCCGAATCCTGCAAAACCAGAAAGCGATTCTCCAACATCAATTCTTGGTCGCAGTGGATCATCAGAAGTTCCTTTTTTCAATGTGGCAACAAATGGAAGTATGTTTAACTCCATTTCTCGTGGAACTGCTGCAG ATCATCAACAGCAGCCAGAGCAACTAGTAGGCTTTTCATATAAAAATGGTGTTGTGTCTAAGCCAGAACAATTAATAGACTTTGCACATAAGAATGATGGTGTGTCTAAGGCAGAACAACTATTAAACTTTGCATTGAAGACTAATGGGGTGTCTAAGCCAGCTGAATCGAATGTATTTAGGATCTCTGTAGCACAGCAGGCCGAGCCAGCACCACCATCTCAACCGCAGGTTATAGAGCTGAGCGACGACGACGATGACGACGACGATGAAAGTGATCAACCAATCATTACAAAAGAGGTTCAACCTTTTAATCAGTTGAAGATGTGGTATTATAAAGATCCACAGGGAAATGTACAAGGACCATTTGACCTAATTTCCCTAAAACGTTGGAGTGATGCTAATTACTTTCCTTCTGATTTCAAGGTTTGGAAGGAAGGTGAAAGTCCCAAGGATGGTGGACTACTGGTGAAaattcttcaatctttaccatCTTTTCACATTTAA
- the LOC112756292 gene encoding uncharacterized protein At5g08430-like isoform X5, giving the protein MDDDVYDGSFWVEEINGEVQLETPMRKKRKYVKRKKEYDGWGSTNLIQFLQSLGFDTSRQITQNEAAALINEYVRENSLQHPTKKKRIVCDKRLHLLFGRKTIGRLKINALLESHFAANCVESDDDIYFNSDDDDNSPACETPRTTMASSERKCQPRGRVVEKPKSCFAAIVPFNIKLVYLKRSLVQELVKDPETFETKVVGSFIRVRCDPNDYLQKNSHQLLQVTGLEKGSDEDILLRASGFVEDISIQMLSDDNFTEEECEDLHQRVKDGLLKKPMIADIEKMARILHEDVTKHWLARELVQLKHLIDRANEKGWRSTLDEYLRKREKLQNPDEQERLLREVPQVIAEDLESESISPEDPDENVENHVEEFWQPTSKQPSKDTDFFSYKDTKLLDVPNPAKPESDSPTSILGRSGSSEVPFFNVATNGSMFNSISRGTAADHQQQPEQLVGFSYKNGVVSKPEQLIDFAHKNDGVSKAEQLLNFALKTNGVSKPAESNVFRISVAQQAEPAPPSQPQVIELSDDDDDDDDESDQPIITKEVWKEGESPKDGGLLVKILQSLPSFHI; this is encoded by the exons ATGGATGACGATGTTTATGATGGGTCCTTCTGGGTTGAGGAAATTAATGGCGAGGTTCAGCTTGAGACTCCTatgagaaagaaaaggaaatatgTTAAGAGAAAGAAGGAATACGATGGTTGGGGATCAACCAATCTTATTCAGTTTCTCCAATCCCTCGGTTTTGACACAAGCAGGCAGATAACTCAGAATGAGGCTGCTGCGCTCATAAATGAGTATGTTAGGGAGAATAGCCTTCAGCATCCTACCAAAAAGAAGAGAATTGTCTGTGACAAGAGGCTGCATTTGTTGTTCGGAAGGAAGACAATTGGCCGGTTGAAGATCAATGCTTTGCTCGAGTCCCACTTTGCCGCAAACTGTGTTGAATCGGACGATGATATCTACTTCAATTCGGATGATGATGATAATTCCCCGGCATGTGAAACTCCACGAACGACAATGGCTTCTTCGGAGAGGAAATGTCAACCGAGGGGACGGGTTGTGGAAAAACCCAAGAGCTGTTTCGCAGCCATTGTTCCTTTCAATATCAAACTTGTTTACTTGAAGAGAAGTCTTGTTCAGGAGCTTGTGAAGGACCCCGAAACATTTGAGACTAAAGTAGTTGGAAGCTTCATAAGAGTCAGATGTGACCCGAACGATTATCTTCAGAAAAACTCTCACCAGCTGCTGCAAGTAACAG GTTTAGAGAAGGGCTCAGATGAGGATATCCTCCTGCGAGCCTCTGGCTTTGTTGAAGACATCAGCATTCAAATGCTTTCAGATGATAACTTCACTGAG GAGGAGTGTGAGGATTTGCATCAAAGGGTAAAAGATGGCTTGCTCAAGAAACCCATGATT GCGGATATAGAGAAGATGGCAAGAATATTGCATGAGGATGTGACTAAGCAT TGGCTTGCAAGAGAACTTGTGCAGTTAAAACATCTAATTGATCGAGCTAATGAAAAGGGTTGGC GAAGCACACTGGATGAGTACCTACGGAAAAGGGAGAAGCTTCAGAATCCAGATGAACAGGAACGGTTATTGCGCGAAGTTCCTCAAGTTATTGCTGAGGATCTAGAATCAGAATCTATTTCACCAGAGGATCcagatgaaaatgtagaaaaccaTGTAGAAGAGTTTTGGCAGCCTACCAGCAAGCAACCATCTAAAGATACAGATTTTTTCTCATACAAGGATACAAAACTACTGGATGTGCCGAATCCTGCAAAACCAGAAAGCGATTCTCCAACATCAATTCTTGGTCGCAGTGGATCATCAGAAGTTCCTTTTTTCAATGTGGCAACAAATGGAAGTATGTTTAACTCCATTTCTCGTGGAACTGCTGCAG ATCATCAACAGCAGCCAGAGCAACTAGTAGGCTTTTCATATAAAAATGGTGTTGTGTCTAAGCCAGAACAATTAATAGACTTTGCACATAAGAATGATGGTGTGTCTAAGGCAGAACAACTATTAAACTTTGCATTGAAGACTAATGGGGTGTCTAAGCCAGCTGAATCGAATGTATTTAGGATCTCTGTAGCACAGCAGGCCGAGCCAGCACCACCATCTCAACCGCAGGTTATAGAGCTGAGCGACGACGACGATGACGACGACGATGAAAGTGATCAACCAATCATTACAAAAGAG GTTTGGAAGGAAGGTGAAAGTCCCAAGGATGGTGGACTACTGGTGAAaattcttcaatctttaccatCTTTTCACATTTAA
- the LOC112756292 gene encoding uncharacterized protein At5g08430-like isoform X3 — MDDDVYDGSFWVEEINGEVQLETPMRKKRKYVKRKKEYDGWGSTNLIQFLQSLGFDTSRQITQNEAAALINEYVRENSLQHPTKKKRIVCDKRLHLLFGRKTIGRLKINALLESHFAANCVESDDDIYFNSDDDDNSPACETPRTTMASSERKCQPRGRVVEKPKSCFAAIVPFNIKLVYLKRSLVQELVKDPETFETKVVGSFIRVRCDPNDYLQKNSHQLLQVTGLEKGSDEDILLRASGFVEDISIQMLSDDNFTEEECEDLHQRVKDGLLKKPMIADIEKMARILHEDVTKHWLARELVQLKHLIDRANEKGWRSTLDEYLRKREKLQNPDEQERLLREVPQVIAEDLESESISPEDPDENVENHVEEFWQPTSKQPSKDTDFFSYKDTKLLDVPNPAKPESDSPTSILGRSGSSEVPFFNVATNGKDHQQQPEQLVGFSYKNGVVSKPEQLIDFAHKNDGVSKAEQLLNFALKTNGVSKPAESNVFRISVAQQAEPAPPSQPQVIELSDDDDDDDDESDQPIITKEVQPFNQLKMWYYKDPQGNVQGPFDLISLKRWSDANYFPSDFKVWKEGESPKDGGLLVKILQSLPSFHI, encoded by the exons ATGGATGACGATGTTTATGATGGGTCCTTCTGGGTTGAGGAAATTAATGGCGAGGTTCAGCTTGAGACTCCTatgagaaagaaaaggaaatatgTTAAGAGAAAGAAGGAATACGATGGTTGGGGATCAACCAATCTTATTCAGTTTCTCCAATCCCTCGGTTTTGACACAAGCAGGCAGATAACTCAGAATGAGGCTGCTGCGCTCATAAATGAGTATGTTAGGGAGAATAGCCTTCAGCATCCTACCAAAAAGAAGAGAATTGTCTGTGACAAGAGGCTGCATTTGTTGTTCGGAAGGAAGACAATTGGCCGGTTGAAGATCAATGCTTTGCTCGAGTCCCACTTTGCCGCAAACTGTGTTGAATCGGACGATGATATCTACTTCAATTCGGATGATGATGATAATTCCCCGGCATGTGAAACTCCACGAACGACAATGGCTTCTTCGGAGAGGAAATGTCAACCGAGGGGACGGGTTGTGGAAAAACCCAAGAGCTGTTTCGCAGCCATTGTTCCTTTCAATATCAAACTTGTTTACTTGAAGAGAAGTCTTGTTCAGGAGCTTGTGAAGGACCCCGAAACATTTGAGACTAAAGTAGTTGGAAGCTTCATAAGAGTCAGATGTGACCCGAACGATTATCTTCAGAAAAACTCTCACCAGCTGCTGCAAGTAACAG GTTTAGAGAAGGGCTCAGATGAGGATATCCTCCTGCGAGCCTCTGGCTTTGTTGAAGACATCAGCATTCAAATGCTTTCAGATGATAACTTCACTGAG GAGGAGTGTGAGGATTTGCATCAAAGGGTAAAAGATGGCTTGCTCAAGAAACCCATGATT GCGGATATAGAGAAGATGGCAAGAATATTGCATGAGGATGTGACTAAGCAT TGGCTTGCAAGAGAACTTGTGCAGTTAAAACATCTAATTGATCGAGCTAATGAAAAGGGTTGGC GAAGCACACTGGATGAGTACCTACGGAAAAGGGAGAAGCTTCAGAATCCAGATGAACAGGAACGGTTATTGCGCGAAGTTCCTCAAGTTATTGCTGAGGATCTAGAATCAGAATCTATTTCACCAGAGGATCcagatgaaaatgtagaaaaccaTGTAGAAGAGTTTTGGCAGCCTACCAGCAAGCAACCATCTAAAGATACAGATTTTTTCTCATACAAGGATACAAAACTACTGGATGTGCCGAATCCTGCAAAACCAGAAAGCGATTCTCCAACATCAATTCTTGGTCGCAGTGGATCATCAGAAGTTCCTTTTTTCAATGTGGCAACAAATGGAA AAGATCATCAACAGCAGCCAGAGCAACTAGTAGGCTTTTCATATAAAAATGGTGTTGTGTCTAAGCCAGAACAATTAATAGACTTTGCACATAAGAATGATGGTGTGTCTAAGGCAGAACAACTATTAAACTTTGCATTGAAGACTAATGGGGTGTCTAAGCCAGCTGAATCGAATGTATTTAGGATCTCTGTAGCACAGCAGGCCGAGCCAGCACCACCATCTCAACCGCAGGTTATAGAGCTGAGCGACGACGACGATGACGACGACGATGAAAGTGATCAACCAATCATTACAAAAGAGGTTCAACCTTTTAATCAGTTGAAGATGTGGTATTATAAAGATCCACAGGGAAATGTACAAGGACCATTTGACCTAATTTCCCTAAAACGTTGGAGTGATGCTAATTACTTTCCTTCTGATTTCAAGGTTTGGAAGGAAGGTGAAAGTCCCAAGGATGGTGGACTACTGGTGAAaattcttcaatctttaccatCTTTTCACATTTAA
- the LOC112756292 gene encoding uncharacterized protein At5g08430-like isoform X4, translating to MDDDVYDGSFWVEEINGEVQLETPMRKKRKYVKRKKEYDGWGSTNLIQFLQSLGFDTSRQITQNEAAALINEYVRENSLQHPTKKKRIVCDKRLHLLFGRKTIGRLKINALLESHFAANCVESDDDIYFNSDDDDNSPACETPRTTMASSERKCQPRGRVVEKPKSCFAAIVPFNIKLVYLKRSLVQELVKDPETFETKVVGSFIRVRCDPNDYLQKNSHQLLQVTGLEKGSDEDILLRASGFVEDISIQMLSDDNFTEEECEDLHQRVKDGLLKKPMIADIEKMARILHEDVTKHWLARELVQLKHLIDRANEKGWRSTLDEYLRKREKLQNPDEQERLLREVPQVIAEDLESESISPEDPDENVENHVEEFWQPTSKQPSKDTDFFSYKDTKLLDVPNPAKPESDSPTSILGRSGSSEVPFFNVATNGSMFNSISRGTAAEDHQQQPEQLVGFSYKNGVVSKPEQLIDFAHKNDGVSKAEQLLNFALKTNGVSKPAESNVFRISVAQQAEPAPPSQPQVIELSDDDDDDDDESDQPIITKEVWKEGESPKDGGLLVKILQSLPSFHI from the exons ATGGATGACGATGTTTATGATGGGTCCTTCTGGGTTGAGGAAATTAATGGCGAGGTTCAGCTTGAGACTCCTatgagaaagaaaaggaaatatgTTAAGAGAAAGAAGGAATACGATGGTTGGGGATCAACCAATCTTATTCAGTTTCTCCAATCCCTCGGTTTTGACACAAGCAGGCAGATAACTCAGAATGAGGCTGCTGCGCTCATAAATGAGTATGTTAGGGAGAATAGCCTTCAGCATCCTACCAAAAAGAAGAGAATTGTCTGTGACAAGAGGCTGCATTTGTTGTTCGGAAGGAAGACAATTGGCCGGTTGAAGATCAATGCTTTGCTCGAGTCCCACTTTGCCGCAAACTGTGTTGAATCGGACGATGATATCTACTTCAATTCGGATGATGATGATAATTCCCCGGCATGTGAAACTCCACGAACGACAATGGCTTCTTCGGAGAGGAAATGTCAACCGAGGGGACGGGTTGTGGAAAAACCCAAGAGCTGTTTCGCAGCCATTGTTCCTTTCAATATCAAACTTGTTTACTTGAAGAGAAGTCTTGTTCAGGAGCTTGTGAAGGACCCCGAAACATTTGAGACTAAAGTAGTTGGAAGCTTCATAAGAGTCAGATGTGACCCGAACGATTATCTTCAGAAAAACTCTCACCAGCTGCTGCAAGTAACAG GTTTAGAGAAGGGCTCAGATGAGGATATCCTCCTGCGAGCCTCTGGCTTTGTTGAAGACATCAGCATTCAAATGCTTTCAGATGATAACTTCACTGAG GAGGAGTGTGAGGATTTGCATCAAAGGGTAAAAGATGGCTTGCTCAAGAAACCCATGATT GCGGATATAGAGAAGATGGCAAGAATATTGCATGAGGATGTGACTAAGCAT TGGCTTGCAAGAGAACTTGTGCAGTTAAAACATCTAATTGATCGAGCTAATGAAAAGGGTTGGC GAAGCACACTGGATGAGTACCTACGGAAAAGGGAGAAGCTTCAGAATCCAGATGAACAGGAACGGTTATTGCGCGAAGTTCCTCAAGTTATTGCTGAGGATCTAGAATCAGAATCTATTTCACCAGAGGATCcagatgaaaatgtagaaaaccaTGTAGAAGAGTTTTGGCAGCCTACCAGCAAGCAACCATCTAAAGATACAGATTTTTTCTCATACAAGGATACAAAACTACTGGATGTGCCGAATCCTGCAAAACCAGAAAGCGATTCTCCAACATCAATTCTTGGTCGCAGTGGATCATCAGAAGTTCCTTTTTTCAATGTGGCAACAAATGGAAGTATGTTTAACTCCATTTCTCGTGGAACTGCTGCAG AAGATCATCAACAGCAGCCAGAGCAACTAGTAGGCTTTTCATATAAAAATGGTGTTGTGTCTAAGCCAGAACAATTAATAGACTTTGCACATAAGAATGATGGTGTGTCTAAGGCAGAACAACTATTAAACTTTGCATTGAAGACTAATGGGGTGTCTAAGCCAGCTGAATCGAATGTATTTAGGATCTCTGTAGCACAGCAGGCCGAGCCAGCACCACCATCTCAACCGCAGGTTATAGAGCTGAGCGACGACGACGATGACGACGACGATGAAAGTGATCAACCAATCATTACAAAAGAG GTTTGGAAGGAAGGTGAAAGTCCCAAGGATGGTGGACTACTGGTGAAaattcttcaatctttaccatCTTTTCACATTTAA
- the LOC112756292 gene encoding uncharacterized protein At5g08430-like isoform X1, whose amino-acid sequence MDDDVYDGSFWVEEINGEVQLETPMRKKRKYVKRKKEYDGWGSTNLIQFLQSLGFDTSRQITQNEAAALINEYVRENSLQHPTKKKRIVCDKRLHLLFGRKTIGRLKINALLESHFAANCVESDDDIYFNSDDDDNSPACETPRTTMASSERKCQPRGRVVEKPKSCFAAIVPFNIKLVYLKRSLVQELVKDPETFETKVVGSFIRVRCDPNDYLQKNSHQLLQVTGLEKGSDEDILLRASGFVEDISIQMLSDDNFTEEECEDLHQRVKDGLLKKPMIADIEKMARILHEDVTKHWLARELVQLKHLIDRANEKGWRSTLDEYLRKREKLQNPDEQERLLREVPQVIAEDLESESISPEDPDENVENHVEEFWQPTSKQPSKDTDFFSYKDTKLLDVPNPAKPESDSPTSILGRSGSSEVPFFNVATNGSMFNSISRGTAAEDHQQQPEQLVGFSYKNGVVSKPEQLIDFAHKNDGVSKAEQLLNFALKTNGVSKPAESNVFRISVAQQAEPAPPSQPQVIELSDDDDDDDDESDQPIITKEVQPFNQLKMWYYKDPQGNVQGPFDLISLKRWSDANYFPSDFKVWKEGESPKDGGLLVKILQSLPSFHI is encoded by the exons ATGGATGACGATGTTTATGATGGGTCCTTCTGGGTTGAGGAAATTAATGGCGAGGTTCAGCTTGAGACTCCTatgagaaagaaaaggaaatatgTTAAGAGAAAGAAGGAATACGATGGTTGGGGATCAACCAATCTTATTCAGTTTCTCCAATCCCTCGGTTTTGACACAAGCAGGCAGATAACTCAGAATGAGGCTGCTGCGCTCATAAATGAGTATGTTAGGGAGAATAGCCTTCAGCATCCTACCAAAAAGAAGAGAATTGTCTGTGACAAGAGGCTGCATTTGTTGTTCGGAAGGAAGACAATTGGCCGGTTGAAGATCAATGCTTTGCTCGAGTCCCACTTTGCCGCAAACTGTGTTGAATCGGACGATGATATCTACTTCAATTCGGATGATGATGATAATTCCCCGGCATGTGAAACTCCACGAACGACAATGGCTTCTTCGGAGAGGAAATGTCAACCGAGGGGACGGGTTGTGGAAAAACCCAAGAGCTGTTTCGCAGCCATTGTTCCTTTCAATATCAAACTTGTTTACTTGAAGAGAAGTCTTGTTCAGGAGCTTGTGAAGGACCCCGAAACATTTGAGACTAAAGTAGTTGGAAGCTTCATAAGAGTCAGATGTGACCCGAACGATTATCTTCAGAAAAACTCTCACCAGCTGCTGCAAGTAACAG GTTTAGAGAAGGGCTCAGATGAGGATATCCTCCTGCGAGCCTCTGGCTTTGTTGAAGACATCAGCATTCAAATGCTTTCAGATGATAACTTCACTGAG GAGGAGTGTGAGGATTTGCATCAAAGGGTAAAAGATGGCTTGCTCAAGAAACCCATGATT GCGGATATAGAGAAGATGGCAAGAATATTGCATGAGGATGTGACTAAGCAT TGGCTTGCAAGAGAACTTGTGCAGTTAAAACATCTAATTGATCGAGCTAATGAAAAGGGTTGGC GAAGCACACTGGATGAGTACCTACGGAAAAGGGAGAAGCTTCAGAATCCAGATGAACAGGAACGGTTATTGCGCGAAGTTCCTCAAGTTATTGCTGAGGATCTAGAATCAGAATCTATTTCACCAGAGGATCcagatgaaaatgtagaaaaccaTGTAGAAGAGTTTTGGCAGCCTACCAGCAAGCAACCATCTAAAGATACAGATTTTTTCTCATACAAGGATACAAAACTACTGGATGTGCCGAATCCTGCAAAACCAGAAAGCGATTCTCCAACATCAATTCTTGGTCGCAGTGGATCATCAGAAGTTCCTTTTTTCAATGTGGCAACAAATGGAAGTATGTTTAACTCCATTTCTCGTGGAACTGCTGCAG AAGATCATCAACAGCAGCCAGAGCAACTAGTAGGCTTTTCATATAAAAATGGTGTTGTGTCTAAGCCAGAACAATTAATAGACTTTGCACATAAGAATGATGGTGTGTCTAAGGCAGAACAACTATTAAACTTTGCATTGAAGACTAATGGGGTGTCTAAGCCAGCTGAATCGAATGTATTTAGGATCTCTGTAGCACAGCAGGCCGAGCCAGCACCACCATCTCAACCGCAGGTTATAGAGCTGAGCGACGACGACGATGACGACGACGATGAAAGTGATCAACCAATCATTACAAAAGAGGTTCAACCTTTTAATCAGTTGAAGATGTGGTATTATAAAGATCCACAGGGAAATGTACAAGGACCATTTGACCTAATTTCCCTAAAACGTTGGAGTGATGCTAATTACTTTCCTTCTGATTTCAAGGTTTGGAAGGAAGGTGAAAGTCCCAAGGATGGTGGACTACTGGTGAAaattcttcaatctttaccatCTTTTCACATTTAA
- the LOC112756292 gene encoding uncharacterized protein At5g08430-like isoform X6, with protein sequence MDDDVYDGSFWVEEINGEVQLETPMRKKRKYVKRKKEYDGWGSTNLIQFLQSLGFDTSRQITQNEAAALINEYVRENSLQHPTKKKRIVCDKRLHLLFGRKTIGRLKINALLESHFAANCVESDDDIYFNSDDDDNSPACETPRTTMASSERKCQPRGRVVEKPKSCFAAIVPFNIKLVYLKRSLVQELVKDPETFETKVVGSFIRVRCDPNDYLQKNSHQLLQVTGLEKGSDEDILLRASGFVEDISIQMLSDDNFTEEECEDLHQRVKDGLLKKPMIADIEKMARILHEDVTKHWLARELVQLKHLIDRANEKGWRSTLDEYLRKREKLQNPDEQERLLREVPQVIAEDLESESISPEDPDENVENHVEEFWQPTSKQPSKDTDFFSYKDTKLLDVPNPAKPESDSPTSILGRSGSSEVPFFNVATNGKDHQQQPEQLVGFSYKNGVVSKPEQLIDFAHKNDGVSKAEQLLNFALKTNGVSKPAESNVFRISVAQQAEPAPPSQPQVIELSDDDDDDDDESDQPIITKEVWKEGESPKDGGLLVKILQSLPSFHI encoded by the exons ATGGATGACGATGTTTATGATGGGTCCTTCTGGGTTGAGGAAATTAATGGCGAGGTTCAGCTTGAGACTCCTatgagaaagaaaaggaaatatgTTAAGAGAAAGAAGGAATACGATGGTTGGGGATCAACCAATCTTATTCAGTTTCTCCAATCCCTCGGTTTTGACACAAGCAGGCAGATAACTCAGAATGAGGCTGCTGCGCTCATAAATGAGTATGTTAGGGAGAATAGCCTTCAGCATCCTACCAAAAAGAAGAGAATTGTCTGTGACAAGAGGCTGCATTTGTTGTTCGGAAGGAAGACAATTGGCCGGTTGAAGATCAATGCTTTGCTCGAGTCCCACTTTGCCGCAAACTGTGTTGAATCGGACGATGATATCTACTTCAATTCGGATGATGATGATAATTCCCCGGCATGTGAAACTCCACGAACGACAATGGCTTCTTCGGAGAGGAAATGTCAACCGAGGGGACGGGTTGTGGAAAAACCCAAGAGCTGTTTCGCAGCCATTGTTCCTTTCAATATCAAACTTGTTTACTTGAAGAGAAGTCTTGTTCAGGAGCTTGTGAAGGACCCCGAAACATTTGAGACTAAAGTAGTTGGAAGCTTCATAAGAGTCAGATGTGACCCGAACGATTATCTTCAGAAAAACTCTCACCAGCTGCTGCAAGTAACAG GTTTAGAGAAGGGCTCAGATGAGGATATCCTCCTGCGAGCCTCTGGCTTTGTTGAAGACATCAGCATTCAAATGCTTTCAGATGATAACTTCACTGAG GAGGAGTGTGAGGATTTGCATCAAAGGGTAAAAGATGGCTTGCTCAAGAAACCCATGATT GCGGATATAGAGAAGATGGCAAGAATATTGCATGAGGATGTGACTAAGCAT TGGCTTGCAAGAGAACTTGTGCAGTTAAAACATCTAATTGATCGAGCTAATGAAAAGGGTTGGC GAAGCACACTGGATGAGTACCTACGGAAAAGGGAGAAGCTTCAGAATCCAGATGAACAGGAACGGTTATTGCGCGAAGTTCCTCAAGTTATTGCTGAGGATCTAGAATCAGAATCTATTTCACCAGAGGATCcagatgaaaatgtagaaaaccaTGTAGAAGAGTTTTGGCAGCCTACCAGCAAGCAACCATCTAAAGATACAGATTTTTTCTCATACAAGGATACAAAACTACTGGATGTGCCGAATCCTGCAAAACCAGAAAGCGATTCTCCAACATCAATTCTTGGTCGCAGTGGATCATCAGAAGTTCCTTTTTTCAATGTGGCAACAAATGGAA AAGATCATCAACAGCAGCCAGAGCAACTAGTAGGCTTTTCATATAAAAATGGTGTTGTGTCTAAGCCAGAACAATTAATAGACTTTGCACATAAGAATGATGGTGTGTCTAAGGCAGAACAACTATTAAACTTTGCATTGAAGACTAATGGGGTGTCTAAGCCAGCTGAATCGAATGTATTTAGGATCTCTGTAGCACAGCAGGCCGAGCCAGCACCACCATCTCAACCGCAGGTTATAGAGCTGAGCGACGACGACGATGACGACGACGATGAAAGTGATCAACCAATCATTACAAAAGAG GTTTGGAAGGAAGGTGAAAGTCCCAAGGATGGTGGACTACTGGTGAAaattcttcaatctttaccatCTTTTCACATTTAA